The Betaproteobacteria bacterium nucleotide sequence TCAAGGCGAACCTCATCCCCGGGCAGCGGCTTCGGCTGACGCTATACGAGATCGAGACGCGCGATGAGATCGTCGTCAACGCGGCCTCGGGCGGGCGTACCGACTTCAAGAACGCGGGCCGCACGCGCCGGCAGGGCGTGGAGGCTTCGTGGGAGGTGGTCTACGACAACGGCATCGAGGCGTACGTGGCCTGGAGCTGGGTCGACGCGCATTACCGCGACGCGTTTACCTCGGGTACGCCGCCGGTCGTCATTCCGGCCGGCAACCGGCTGCCCGGCGTGGCTGCGAGCACGCTCTATGCCGAGCTGATCTGGCGGCACGCTGTGAGCGGCTTTTATGTCGGCGTAGAGGGGCGCCGTGTCGGCCGGGTGGCCGTCGACGATCGCAATAGCGAATTCGCCGCGAGCTATGCGGTGGCCTCCGCGCGGTTGGGCTTCGAGCAGCGCGGCAGGCAATGGCGGTTGAACGAGTTCGTTCGGGTCGACAACATCACCGACCGGCGCTATGCCGGCTCGGTTATCGTCGCCGACGGCAACCGTCGCTTCTACGAGCCCGCGCCGGGACGCAACTACCTGCTCGGTGTAGAAGCCTCGCTGGCGTTCTAAAGGACGTGCTGAACAATCTCATTGCCCCGGAAACGGCAACCCAGGGATCGATTGAACGCTGGCTGCAGCATTCGGCAGTGGCGCAAATCAGGCTTGCTGACGGCTGCGCGCAGCGCTCGGCCGGGCGGCGATGCGGTCCAGTTCGGCCGCCACGCGCTGCAGCTCCTCATCCCAGCTGCGGTCCCATGGCTTGTAGAAGCGGCGCACGCTGGGCTGCCAGGGCGAATAGGGTTGGTTGAGCCCATGCCAGTCGATGCCCGAGTTGAGCTGCCAGGTCGGGACGCCGGCGGCGCCTGCGATAGCGCCGGCAGCCGATGGAGCGGCAATGACCAGGTCGAGGGTGGTCGTGAGTGCGCACAGTGCGTCCAAATCTTTGCTGCGATCGAGCCCGGGCGGGTGATGCAAGCGCACGTTTGAGCCCGCCACCGACTCGTCGACTCGCGCCGAGCAAGCGTCGGCCTGCAGGCAGACGAAATGAACGCGGTCGCGACGCAGCAGCGGCAGCCATTGCCTGGCGCGTGGGCAATTGGGTCCCGACTGCGCGTTCGGATCGTCGCTGCGAAGAACGATTCCCACCTTGAGCCCGCCGCCGAGGCCGTTGAGCCATGCCCGCCAGCGCATCTGCTCCTCGGTATTTGCAACGAGGTAGCCGGTACGCTTGGGGAAGGCCGCGATATCGGGACGCAACACGCCCGCAAGGCTGCCGAACGGGAGCTGGAAGTCGCAGGCCGGAGAAAGTTCGGCGCGACCATCGGCGCGATCATCGGCACGCTCGGCGACGAAGCGGACGGCAGGAAACGATCGGCGCAATAGCGAGATCAGCCGCGGATCGCATTCCACGGTGAGATCGGCCTGGCGCGCCAGCAGATCGGGCAGCATCGAAAGAAAGACGACCTGGTCGTGCAGCCGCGGCTCGGGCCATAGCCACAGGTGTCGTCCGCGCACGGGCGTG carries:
- a CDS encoding tetratricopeptide repeat protein; this encodes MQSNPTRAALGSRRMRDALRQPAVTAAFPIVEHLVQDRRKRLLATRVAARANARHTGALVTLAALEGTRGRFDEVERLCRCALALVPGMRSARCNLALALLEMGRHEEAERILDAMLAADYADAEAHWLRAASRLARGTLSCGWAEFDWRWRLPNAPLPEVPVAREWSNTPVRGRHLWLWPEPRLHDQVVFLSMLPDLLARQADLTVECDPRLISLLRRSFPAVRFVAERADDRADGRAELSPACDFQLPFGSLAGVLRPDIAAFPKRTGYLVANTEEQMRWRAWLNGLGGGLKVGIVLRSDDPNAQSGPNCPRARQWLPLLRRDRVHFVCLQADACSARVDESVAGSNVRLHHPPGLDRSKDLDALCALTTTLDLVIAAPSAAGAIAGAAGVPTWQLNSGIDWHGLNQPYSPWQPSVRRFYKPWDRSWDEELQRVAAELDRIAARPSAARSRQQA